The sequence below is a genomic window from Macaca fascicularis isolate 582-1 chromosome 3, T2T-MFA8v1.1.
CTCAGCAGAGAAGGTTAGTTTTCACAAGGCTAAAGATTTACAGATGCTCCCTCATATAACACAGTAAGGTTCCCTTGGTAACCTGGATTTTCTGCAGTAAAGAAGGGTTGTGCTGAAACAGCGCCTCAGCTCCCTGTTGGAGAAAATGCAGACAAAAGGATTGATTCCTGCTTGGGCAAAACTCATCCAGACAGCAGCTGTTAGAAATCCCCCCGGTACTACAGGCCCTCTTGCGAAAACTCTCCAATAACAGGCCACCAGGTAGGGGCCCCACAAGGTTAGAAAGAGAAAAGTCATTATATAGAACATTCTGCtgattcttttctccattttgaaCTCGTCTAAGACCAATAGCCTTCTTCTGCCTGTGGTGTTTGCATTTTGCCTGATGCCCAGCAAGGTGGGTGGTGTGGGACCCCTTCCAAATCCTGCTAGCCAATTGGCAGCTGCCTGGCCACTGGCTCCAGGACCATGAAAAGTCCAGTTCTGGCTGACTGCTGCTACAAACTGGACTGGCTTCATTTTCCTTCGATCATGGACGAAAAATATCAGCTTGAGGTAGACAAGCTGTGTGGCTAGGAGGATGAGAGCAAGAAGCAGCATAAATCCTAAGGAATCATTAGCCCTGAAGGAGCGGTGTTGGAAGGTGCATTGATCTTCCTCCCTAATGAATGAGTAAGTGCCCACATCTAAAACCGGGGGAAAGGCCATGGCCACAGATAGAGTCCACACCATACAGATCACAGCCAGACACGTCCAAAAGGTCAGCCTCTTTGTATAGAAGCGGTGATGGGCGATAGCTAAGTATCTGGTGACACTGATGCAGAAGAGCATGAAAGCAGTGTGGAAACAGGACAAAACCCCCAGAAAGGCAATCACTTTGCAAGTCAGAGTCCCATAAGTCCAGGTAGAGCCATTTTTGACAGAGTTGAATACAAATGGGAAACAAATTGCAGATCTGAGGATATCTGAACAGCAAAGATCCAACAGGAAGTAGTAAGGTGCTCTATGCAAGCTCTTATCTTTCACTAGCAAAATGGAGATCAGGAGGTTGCCCACCACGCTGACTCCTATTATGAAACCCAAGGAAGTCAGTTTCAGAAAGGCTGTTAGAGGCGAGAGATTTTGCAAAATGTTGTCAGCTGCATGGCTATAGTTCGCCATAGATGGATGGAGGATAAGGATACAGCCTCAGTCAAGTCTCATGATCTAGACATAAGAACAAGGTAAAGATAGATCCATAcattttactgaaaatataatCCGCAAAGAGAACTGATCTGATCTGCAGTCatgcttcctcttttcttccatttgatttGCCATCagaatatctggaaaaaaaagagcTATCAGTTCTTAAGTTAACAAGCAATGATGTCAGACAGTGCTAACATAAAGCTGTTCACTTATGGGGaagcaaataaagttttaattttcaatactaatatttgctttactaAATATTTTTGCTTGAGATTTCAGAGAATTGGCTTGTTTAGTTTTCCAAGctaagtgaattttaaaatgtccctATTTTGGACAATATATATTTGATTAGGTACCTTCAGGAGAGAAGGAATAAAATGTCCCATTCTTGTAAAATCTGCCAGTCCAGGAATTAACCAGTAGAATTGCAATGGAATCTACAAGATTGCTATTAGGAGGCAGAGAC
It includes:
- the GPR85 gene encoding probable G-protein coupled receptor 85 isoform X1 yields the protein MANYSHAADNILQNLSPLTAFLKLTSLGFIIGVSVVGNLLISILLVKDKSLHRAPYYFLLDLCCSDILRSAICFPFVFNSVKNGSTWTYGTLTCKVIAFLGVLSCFHTAFMLFCISVTRYLAIAHHRFYTKRLTFWTCLAVICMVWTLSVAMAFPPVLDVGTYSFIREEDQCTFQHRSFRANDSLGFMLLLALILLATQLVYLKLIFFVHDRRKMKPVQFVAAVSQNWTFHGPGASGQAAANWLAGFGRGPTPPTLLGIRQNANTTGRRRLLVLDEFKMEKRISRMFYIMTFLFLTLWGPYLVACYWRVFARGPVVPGGFLTAAVWMSFAQAGINPFVCIFSNRELRRCFSTTLLYCRKSRLPREPYCVI